The following proteins come from a genomic window of Achromobacter deleyi:
- a CDS encoding PepSY-associated TM helix domain-containing protein: MSTDAPPRLRTWRWLHTWSSLACTLFLLMLCLTGLPLIFHDEIDAWFDTPASVPPARQAAAPRDVDAMAAQVREQYPRRDIRFIVWLDEPHQYRFGLSPGAPGQRPFALVDARGPVITGEAWSEKDWRHGGPMALLLRLHTDMLLGMPGSLILAVMGALLLVSLVSGVALYGGFMRKTPFGTVRKRRSRLLRMLDLHNLLGMVLLVWLAVVGLSGAINTLDSFVFGAWRTHAASRQLAAPPPGPPVARPLQAAVDLARRTLPARDVSFLALPGSLFSSDGACTVFMQGRTPLTRHLLQPVVVRIADGALLDADPPPWYMWLLEGSRPLHFGNYAGLPLKLIWALLDLATIAVLVTGLYLYLPRRRRPGRPQPGETRRGAPAAPRS; the protein is encoded by the coding sequence ATGAGCACCGACGCCCCGCCTCGCCTGCGCACCTGGCGATGGCTCCATACGTGGTCCAGCCTGGCATGCACGCTGTTCCTGCTGATGCTGTGCCTGACCGGGCTGCCGCTGATCTTCCATGACGAGATCGACGCCTGGTTCGACACCCCCGCCAGTGTTCCGCCCGCGCGGCAGGCGGCCGCGCCACGGGACGTGGATGCCATGGCCGCGCAGGTGCGCGAGCAATACCCGCGCCGTGACATCCGCTTCATCGTCTGGCTGGATGAACCTCACCAGTACCGTTTCGGGCTGAGCCCCGGCGCGCCCGGCCAGAGGCCCTTCGCGCTGGTCGATGCGCGCGGCCCCGTGATCACCGGCGAGGCCTGGAGCGAAAAAGACTGGCGCCATGGCGGGCCGATGGCCCTGTTGTTGCGGCTGCATACCGACATGCTGCTGGGCATGCCGGGCAGCCTGATCCTGGCCGTCATGGGCGCGCTGCTGCTGGTATCGCTGGTTTCCGGTGTGGCGCTGTACGGCGGCTTCATGCGCAAGACGCCGTTCGGCACCGTGCGCAAGCGGCGTTCGCGGCTGCTGCGCATGCTGGACCTGCACAATCTGCTGGGCATGGTGCTGCTGGTCTGGTTGGCCGTGGTCGGACTGAGCGGCGCGATCAACACCCTCGATTCCTTCGTCTTTGGCGCCTGGCGCACGCACGCGGCCAGCCGGCAGTTGGCCGCCCCGCCGCCCGGTCCGCCGGTCGCCCGGCCGCTGCAGGCCGCCGTCGACCTGGCCCGGCGCACGCTGCCGGCTCGCGACGTCAGCTTCCTGGCGCTGCCCGGTTCGCTGTTCTCGTCCGACGGCGCCTGTACCGTCTTCATGCAGGGCCGCACGCCGCTGACGCGGCACCTGCTGCAACCGGTCGTGGTGCGCATCGCCGACGGCGCGCTGCTCGACGCGGATCCGCCGCCCTGGTACATGTGGCTGCTGGAAGGTTCGCGGCCGCTGCATTTCGGCAACTACGCCGGCCTGCCGCTCAAGCTGATCTGGGCCTTGCTGGACCTGGCGACCATCGC